The window TGCTCTCTACCATCAAGCCTGACGAGATGCTCGCCGGTAAGATCCTCGGAGTTGGCGCCGTAGGCATCACGCAGGTTGGCGTATGGATGCTGGCTGCGGCCGCCCTTGGTTCCACGTCGCTTGCAACGAGCCTCATTGGCAGCGGCCATGCACTCATCAGCGCTACGCAGATATTCTTCTTCGTCGCCTACTTCATCTTCGGCTTTCTGGTTTACTCCAGCATCGCCGCCGCTCTGGGAGCCATGACCAACTCCGAACAGGAGCTTCAACAGCTCAACATGTTCCTCGTCATTCCGCTCGCCTTCTGTTTCCTGATGATCTTTGTCATCGTGCCTGCGCCCAACTCCACCCTCGCGCAGATCGTCTCGCTCATTCCGTTCTGTAGCCCTTTGCTGATGAACTTTCGTATCTCTCTCACCTCTGTTCCCGCGTGGCAGATTGGTCTCTCCTTCGTCTTGATGAGCCTCACCATCCTCGCCATCCTCTGGATCGCGAGCCGCATCTATCGCGTAGGCATTCTGATGTACGGCAAAAAACCAAACCTGCCAGAGATTCTTCGCTGGCTCAAATACAGCTAACGATCTCACCACGCACCCTGTTTGCCCCCAACCCACCACACCAAACCAAGAGTAAGTGTCGGTTGATTCGGTGATAGCACCCCAGGCTTGTTCGTCAGGAAGAACGGTACATTGCTCCAATCCCTGCGATATTCCACGCGCGATAAAAATCCTTCGCCGAACTTGTACTCATAGGTACCAGTAAACTCCTTCAACGCCTGCGACGTTCCACTGAATAACCCGTCCCGATCGGACATATACTCCGTTCGCCCTCCCAGCGCGGTCTTCGGCGTCAATTGATACCTCACGTACGCAGCACCACCGTCCACATGTTCCGGGGCCGATGATTCGCCCGGAGCTGCCTTCGCCCATTCACGCGATATTAAATAGTCTCCCTCAATCGAGAATGCCAGCTTCGGCGTAGCGTTCCATGTCACATAGCTATCGAATATGTGTTGTCTTCCATTTGGCGCTGGATTAATCGGTGCCAGACATAATCCCGGTTGCACTGGCGCCGGACAATTCGTCGCCGGAGCAACATCTGGATGATCCTGGCCGAAGTAGTAGTTGACTGTCCACGAGATATTTTTTGTTGGCTGAGCCACAAATCCGAATAACTCATCCTTGAATGAGTTCGTAGGCTCCGACTGATCGGTCCCATTCACCAGCCAGTAGTTCGCCGTTAGCTTGTCGTTGACCTTGTAACTGGCGCGGACGCCCGCATGGTAGAACGGCAGATAGTCAAAGAAGAACGACCGGGAATAGTTCACCTGGTCCTTCGTGTAGTTCCCCTCGATTCCAAGGGAACTTGCCCATTTGCCGAAGTCCACTGTCAATCCTTTGCCAACAGGGACGACATAAGTTCCATAAGCTTGAAAGATATTTCTGTAGATCTCAGGCCGCACCTCATTCGAAGGATTGCCTTGCAGTGTCTCGGTCGCTTGTCCAAACTGCAGATCGAGTCGAACGCCATATCGACGGCCCGCCGCGACGTCCGGATCAAGGTCGAAGATGACATCGGCTTGATTTATGCTGAACGCATTGCTCAGGACATCGTAGGCGCGCAGATATTGCACTCTTCCAATCGGGTGCTCAAAGTCATAGTCGTAGTATCCGTCGAAGGTGTAGTTCAAAGTCGCTCCACCCGGCAGTTGTGTCGGAATCGCAGAGATGATCGGAGTGGTTTGAGTTCCACTGGTCTGTGTAGGCATCGTCACCGCGGTTGCAGCCGAAGTGGTAGGAGCCGGCTGGGCAGCGGAGGCGGCACTACTGCTCGAAACACTCTCTACACTGCTGCGAATGCCCACAGACGGCATAGGCATCGCGATCGGCCTCAGGGTGGCTACGGCCGTAGTCGGAACAGGAACCGCAGTGGTCGATCTTCCTTGATGCAACTCCTCCTCGAGAGCACTGACGCGGAGTGTCAACTCACGAACCGTCTGTTTCAAATCCTCTACATCATTGCTGGAGGCGCCAGAGGTCTGTGCTTGGGCACGCAACACGGTTCCCGGTATCAGTGCGGCGAAGAAAACGAGAGTACTGAATCTGTTAAAGCAGCGCATAAGGGAAGACCTCTCAAATTCAATTGAGCAAACCACAATCAAAGTAAATTGATCGTAAAGGGTAGGTTGATCTTCGGACATGTTTCCGGTACGCAACGCCTGTAAACTTCATGAGTGGCACCCACCTACACCCTGAAACAGCGACTCGCTCTCGCCATCGTCCCGCGTCTCGCGAGCACAGCAATCTGTCTCCTCGGCATGACGCTTCGCTTCGAAGATGTTCGCGACCCTGGGGCTCCCTTGGGCTTTGATGCTCCACCACCCGCCGTCTACGCCTTCTGGCACCGCTGCCTGCTTACCAGCGCCTGGCACTTCCGCAATCACGATATCGCTATTCTCATCAGCCCCAGCTTCGATGGTGAGCTCATCGCCCGCACTGTGGAACGCCTTGGCTACGTGGCCATCCGTGGCTCAAGCTCCCGGTCAGGTACCCTTGGCCTGCGGAATATGCACCGCGCCTATCTGGAGGGCCACTACTGCGCCATTACCGCTGACGGCCCTCGCGGTCCTGCCATGGTAGCGAAGCCCGGAGTCACCCAGCTCGCACAACTCGTCGCCAGCCCGGTCGGCACCTTCTACGTTCTCCCCGAGCGTGCCTGGGAGCTTCGTTCCTGGGACCGCTTCCTCATTCCAAAACCGTTCTCTCGCGTCTTCATCGGGTGGCCTCTACTGACCAGCGCCGATGAGCCTGCTGTCCAGGCTGCTTTGGACCGATCCGTCGAACTGGCGGAATCGAGAAAGCGGAATAGCAGAAAATAAAGTTGAAAAAGTTGGCGCATTTTTTGCCGACAAATTATAGCCATGCAAAACATCATAAAGTCACCACGTTTACCATGCAGAACACCACGATATTGACCACTAAAATTGATATAGATTGCTCGTAACCGACTTCCATTTCGACTTGCCAGAAGAGCTGATCGCCCAGTCCCCACCGGCGATTCGCGGCTCCAGCCGCATGCTCGTGCTCGACCGGGAGAGTGGTCAGTACCAGGACAATTTTTTTCGAAATCTTCCCGAAATTCTGAGGTCTGGCGACCTTTTAATCCTCAATGACAGCCGCGTTCTGCCCGCTCGCCTCTACGCCACACGTGCACGTGGCCTGCAAACTCAACGTAACTCACCCGACCCATCTGGGCGCATCGAAGTACTTCTAACGCAACAACTTGCCGCGAATGAATGGACTGCACTCGTGCGCCCTAGCCGCAAGATTCAACCCGGTGAACGTCTCCTTTTTTCTGCGCCTGACGAATCCGAGCCGCTTCTTCAAGCTGAGATTATCGGCGCTTCCGAGTTTGGCGAGCGTACACTGCGCTTCGATCCTACGCCCGACTTCCACGCCATCCTCAACAAAATAGGCCACATGCCGCTCCCTCCCTATATCCATCGCGACGACAGCCAGGAGGATCGTGACCGCTATCAGACAGTCTTTTCCCATGAAGCAGGTTCAGCCGCTGCGCCAACCGCGGGTCTTCACTTCACCCCGGAAATTCTCGCTCAACTCAAGCAAAATGGCGTGCAAATCGAAACGATTACCCTCCATGTTGGCTTAGGTACGTTCCAGCCTGTTCGTGCGGAAAAGCTTGAAGATATTCGCCTTCATGCGGAGCATTACACGCTCCCTGCTGCGACCGCTGAAGCCATCAACAAGGCTCTTAGCGACGGCCGGCGCGTTATTGCTGCTGGAACTACTACGACGCGCACTCTTGAGCATTGTGCGCAGTTGGCAGGGGGAATGCCTCTTGCGGCGCATTCTGGGCAGACTAGCATTTTCATTGCCCCTGGGCATCCATTCAGGATTGTCAGTGGTCTGTTGACCAACTTTCATCTTCCACAATCGACGCTGCTTATGCTGGTCAGCGCGTTCGCTGGGAGCGAGAAGGGGAGGGAGGCGGTACTTGCCGCTTACGTGCATGCTGTGAAGCAGAAATATCGTTTTTTCAGCTACGGGGACTGCATGTTGCTTCTCTGATTTCCGCTATTTCTGTAATTCATAGTCTGAAAAAAATGGGGGCTGGCTTTGGGGCTTTGACTTGCGTTTTTGCAGGGTTTTTTGAAAAATGCGTGTGCTTAACGTGGTATTTTGCGTGGCAAAACGTGGTGGCTTGCGTGGTGAATGTGGTTCCTAAAAACGCCATTTAATCGGTGCCAAAAATGTGACACTCTTTTCAGATTTATTTTTGAGGGGGGATCGTGCCGGTGTGGTTTGCCACGATCAGGGGCCTGACGCGCTACCATCAAACAGCATGGCAAAGACACCTGACCCCAAGACATCCTCTGAACGGAAGCCACCAATTTACCTGCTGGACAGCATGGCTTTCATCTTTCGCGCCTACCACGCGATGCAGCGGCAGCGGCCGATGTCTACTCGGACCGGTATTCCTACGGCGGCGACCTATGTCTTCGTGAACATGATCAATAAGCTTCGCAAGGATTTTTCACCGCACTACCTTGCCGCTGTTTATGACCTATCCGGTCCTGTTTTTCGCGACGAGCGCGCTCGCGAGATGAAGGCGGTTAAGAAATTCAACATCAAGACGCAGCAGTTTGATGAGATTGACTACCTCGGCTACAAAGCGAACCGGACCGAGATGCCAGCGGATCTCACTCAGCAACTACCTTTTATTCGCCGCGCACTGGAAGCGTTCCGCATTCCGATCCTCAGTTACGAAGGATTCGAGGCCGACGACGTTATCGGTACTTTGAGCTGCAAGCTCAGTGCTCTCGGCCACAAGGTCTACGTCGTCTCGTCGGACAAAGACATGATGCAGCTCGTCAATGACGATGTGGTGATCCTGAATCCGACCAAGGACAATCTCATCCTCGATCGTGCTGGTGTCGAAGCTAGCCTTGGGGTTCCTCCCGAACGCGTGATCGACGTTATGGCACTTCGTGGAGACTCTATCGATAACATTCCCGGCGCGCCCGGGATTGGCGACAAAGGTTCGATTGAACTGATTCAGCAGTTCGGCACCGTTGAAGCGGCGCTCGACCGGGCTGACGAGGTGAAGCGCAAAACGTATCGTGAATCGTTACAAAATAATCGCGATAACATTCTTCTTTCCAAAGAGCTTGTCACCATACATACTAGTGTGCCCATCGAGTACGACCTGAATGACATGCTCACCCAGCCGCCAGATAATGCTGCGTGCCGTGAGCTTTTCTCGGAGCTTGAATTCACGACTCTTCTCAAGGAGCTTGCACCGTCCGTAGACAACACTCCCATTTCGTATAATTTGCAACCGAATTCAGCACAAATAGTAGATCTGTTGACCGATGCTCGCACGGTTGACGCGGCCGGTGAGGTCAAGGGGCTCACCGTCGCCGTGTTTGAAGATGCACGTGCGCTTGCTGAAGAGGTCAGTGCTGATCCATCTGCGGAAGAAGAGGAGCCAGAGCCTGGTCCATCAGAGTCGATGTCGCTTTTTGCCGCTTCCGAGCCAGCTGCTCCGATCGCTCGGATTCCTCCTGCCCCAACTACTCTGCAGATCGGTCTTACGACATCCGACAGCACGGCCATGGTCGTACCGCTTGATGCTGCAGGTCTTCG is drawn from Edaphobacter lichenicola and contains these coding sequences:
- a CDS encoding lysophospholipid acyltransferase family protein, whose product is MAPTYTLKQRLALAIVPRLASTAICLLGMTLRFEDVRDPGAPLGFDAPPPAVYAFWHRCLLTSAWHFRNHDIAILISPSFDGELIARTVERLGYVAIRGSSSRSGTLGLRNMHRAYLEGHYCAITADGPRGPAMVAKPGVTQLAQLVASPVGTFYVLPERAWELRSWDRFLIPKPFSRVFIGWPLLTSADEPAVQAALDRSVELAESRKRNSRK
- the queA gene encoding tRNA preQ1(34) S-adenosylmethionine ribosyltransferase-isomerase QueA, translated to MLVTDFHFDLPEELIAQSPPAIRGSSRMLVLDRESGQYQDNFFRNLPEILRSGDLLILNDSRVLPARLYATRARGLQTQRNSPDPSGRIEVLLTQQLAANEWTALVRPSRKIQPGERLLFSAPDESEPLLQAEIIGASEFGERTLRFDPTPDFHAILNKIGHMPLPPYIHRDDSQEDRDRYQTVFSHEAGSAAAPTAGLHFTPEILAQLKQNGVQIETITLHVGLGTFQPVRAEKLEDIRLHAEHYTLPAATAEAINKALSDGRRVIAAGTTTTRTLEHCAQLAGGMPLAAHSGQTSIFIAPGHPFRIVSGLLTNFHLPQSTLLMLVSAFAGSEKGREAVLAAYVHAVKQKYRFFSYGDCMLLL
- a CDS encoding porin, whose amino-acid sequence is MRAQAQTSGASSNDVEDLKQTVRELTLRVSALEEELHQGRSTTAVPVPTTAVATLRPIAMPMPSVGIRSSVESVSSSSAASAAQPAPTTSAATAVTMPTQTSGTQTTPIISAIPTQLPGGATLNYTFDGYYDYDFEHPIGRVQYLRAYDVLSNAFSINQADVIFDLDPDVAAGRRYGVRLDLQFGQATETLQGNPSNEVRPEIYRNIFQAYGTYVVPVGKGLTVDFGKWASSLGIEGNYTKDQVNYSRSFFFDYLPFYHAGVRASYKVNDKLTANYWLVNGTDQSEPTNSFKDELFGFVAQPTKNISWTVNYYFGQDHPDVAPATNCPAPVQPGLCLAPINPAPNGRQHIFDSYVTWNATPKLAFSIEGDYLISREWAKAAPGESSAPEHVDGGAAYVRYQLTPKTALGGRTEYMSDRDGLFSGTSQALKEFTGTYEYKFGEGFLSRVEYRRDWSNVPFFLTNKPGVLSPNQPTLTLGLVWWVGGKQGAW